In Nitrospirota bacterium, a single window of DNA contains:
- a CDS encoding peptide-binding protein, with translation MKKFSPVFLLFLLLILSSFSCTREPEIKKPDAITLGSLADAKRLLPLLASDSASGDISGWIYNGLTKYDRNIKITGDLAESWDVSPDGLQIVFHLRKGVLWHDGAEFSADDVLFTYNTVIDPRIPTPYSSNFGPVQRVEVIDRYTVKVLYKEPYAPALESWGMGIIPKHLLEGKDITNEVFSRNPVGTGPYRLKEWVTGQKIVLEAFDRYFEGKANIARYIARVIPDTATMFLELKFGGIDFMGLTPPQYKLQADTEFFNKYFQKFRYPSFGYTYLGYNLLDPRFSDRRVRQAITHAINKGDIIAGVLLGYGTPCTGPFPPESWAYNPEVKDLAYDPEAAVNLLQEAGWKMGRNGLLEKNGKPFEFTVLINQGNEARLKTAQIIKENLRIIGIRMNIKVLEWQAMLHEFIDKKRFEAVIMGWALSRDPDMFDIWHSSKTREGEFNFVSYRNEEVDRLLLEGRRVFDLGKRKEIYHRIHEILSDDQPYTFLYVPDALPVLHKRFRGVEKAPIGIWHDFIHWKVPYNRIEWYQ, from the coding sequence GTGAAAAAATTTTCCCCCGTATTTTTGCTCTTTCTGCTCCTGATACTCTCCTCTTTTTCCTGCACCCGGGAACCTGAAATTAAGAAACCTGACGCGATTACATTAGGCTCCCTCGCAGATGCGAAACGGCTGCTGCCGCTTCTTGCATCCGACAGTGCCTCCGGAGACATAAGCGGCTGGATCTATAACGGGCTCACCAAATATGACAGGAACATCAAAATAACAGGGGATCTTGCTGAATCATGGGACGTCTCGCCAGATGGCCTGCAGATTGTCTTCCATCTGCGGAAGGGAGTCCTGTGGCATGACGGAGCCGAATTCTCGGCCGACGATGTGCTCTTCACCTATAATACCGTCATCGACCCCCGGATCCCGACACCCTACAGCAGTAATTTCGGCCCGGTTCAGCGGGTTGAGGTAATTGACCGATATACGGTAAAAGTCCTTTATAAGGAACCTTATGCACCTGCCCTCGAATCATGGGGGATGGGAATAATCCCTAAACATCTGCTTGAAGGCAAAGATATCACAAATGAGGTATTCAGCAGAAACCCTGTAGGAACAGGCCCTTACAGGTTAAAGGAATGGGTTACCGGCCAGAAAATCGTACTTGAAGCGTTTGACCGCTATTTCGAGGGAAAAGCGAATATCGCAAGGTACATTGCAAGGGTCATCCCTGATACCGCAACGATGTTCCTCGAACTCAAATTCGGCGGCATAGATTTCATGGGGCTGACGCCACCTCAATACAAGCTTCAGGCGGACACCGAATTCTTCAATAAATATTTTCAGAAATTCAGATATCCCTCTTTCGGATATACCTATTTGGGATACAACCTGCTCGACCCAAGGTTTTCCGACAGGAGGGTCAGGCAGGCGATCACCCACGCAATAAACAAAGGAGATATCATCGCAGGGGTGCTTCTTGGATACGGCACCCCCTGTACAGGCCCCTTTCCCCCGGAATCATGGGCATATAACCCTGAGGTAAAAGACCTTGCATACGATCCTGAAGCGGCAGTGAATCTGTTACAGGAGGCCGGCTGGAAAATGGGACGGAATGGCCTGCTCGAAAAGAACGGAAAACCATTTGAATTCACAGTCCTGATAAATCAGGGGAATGAGGCAAGACTCAAAACCGCCCAGATCATCAAAGAAAACCTCAGGATTATCGGCATCCGCATGAATATCAAGGTGCTCGAGTGGCAGGCCATGCTGCATGAATTTATCGACAAAAAACGTTTTGAGGCGGTGATCATGGGATGGGCGCTGTCACGCGACCCGGACATGTTCGACATATGGCATTCCTCGAAAACACGGGAAGGCGAGTTCAACTTTGTCTCATACAGGAACGAAGAGGTGGACAGGCTCCTGCTCGAAGGAAGGAGGGTATTTGATCTCGGCAAGAGAAAGGAGATTTATCACAGGATTCATGAAATCCTCTCAGACGACCAGCCTTATACCTTCCTGTATGTACCTGACGCGCTTCCCGTCCTTCACAAGAGGTTCAGGGGTGTGGAAAAAGCTCCGATCGGAATCTGGCATGACTTCATCCACTGGAAGGTCCCGTACAACAGGATCGAATGGTACCAATAA
- a CDS encoding disulfide isomerase DsbC N-terminal domain-containing protein translates to MRRAFFLVCAVLFLFSANDLPAFSSKGQDCHKCHSLKKEEAAAIMKNLDQNIKVMSVNPGPVKYLWEVGVDSQGKKGIIYVDLPKKHLFSGSLLTVQGQRNLTRERLAEIKKVNASQIPLKDALVVGLQSAKNKVIVFDDPD, encoded by the coding sequence ATGCGAAGGGCATTTTTTCTCGTGTGTGCTGTCCTTTTCCTGTTTTCGGCCAATGATCTCCCGGCCTTCTCCTCGAAGGGACAGGACTGTCACAAATGTCACTCCCTGAAGAAAGAGGAAGCCGCTGCTATCATGAAAAATCTGGATCAGAACATCAAGGTGATGAGCGTAAACCCCGGCCCTGTGAAATATCTCTGGGAAGTCGGCGTGGACTCACAGGGGAAAAAGGGGATAATCTATGTGGATCTCCCCAAAAAACACCTGTTTTCAGGCTCTCTCCTGACAGTCCAGGGACAGAGGAATCTGACGCGGGAGCGTCTCGCTGAAATAAAAAAGGTCAACGCCTCCCAGATCCCTCTGAAAGACGCGCTTGTGGTGGGGTTACAAAGCGCGAAAAACAAGGTTATTGTGTTTGATGATCCTGACTGA
- a CDS encoding ATPase, T2SS/T4P/T4SS family, whose protein sequence is MSDTARDSLFQILTEEGLLSEEHIRMIKSKETLLRSKILKSKTPGLRPNIVDQSLVSLIDIIESLRLSTPKTHGKIITADMIMTAVARHLQMPFIKIDPLKLNYDLVTQIISRPYAIRHQIVPIALSDNTLTVATADPFDTEAIDWIQRVTGYRVERVVTTKADILKIITEFYGFKSAITSAHKEIDTKTDLSDLEQYVRLKSITELEATDQHIVNALEYLLHYAYSSRASDIHIEPKREFSLIRFRIDGILHNIHKIPKAVHPPIVSRIKTLARMDISEKRRPQDGRIKTAYEGKEIELRISSIPVTFGEKIVVRIFDPIILMQDIGELGFFPKELQMVKSFIANTHGIILVTGPTGSGKTTTLYSLLRILSTSEVNVCTIEDPIEMVYEGFNQTAVHPHIDLTFANCLRHLLRQDPDIIMVGEIRDLETAENAIQAALTGHLVFSTLHTNDAPSSITRLIDLGVPPFLLNATVLGVMAQRLVRKVCIHCREEYALSRDECIILKIDYEKAKNYKVAIGRGCEECRGTGYLGRTGIFEMMQMTEKVREHVHENTSPQLIKKIALGQGMNSLRENAIRKLLQGTTTVDEVIRVTGIM, encoded by the coding sequence ATGAGCGACACCGCAAGGGATTCCCTGTTCCAGATACTTACCGAAGAAGGGCTTCTCAGTGAAGAGCATATCCGGATGATCAAGTCCAAGGAAACCCTGCTGAGGTCTAAGATCCTGAAATCCAAAACTCCGGGCCTCCGGCCGAATATTGTCGACCAGTCTCTTGTATCGCTGATCGATATTATCGAGTCGCTGCGGCTGAGCACACCGAAGACACATGGCAAGATCATAACCGCGGACATGATCATGACCGCAGTCGCCAGGCATCTTCAGATGCCCTTTATAAAGATCGATCCCCTGAAGCTGAACTACGATCTGGTGACACAGATAATTTCGAGGCCATATGCGATCAGGCACCAGATTGTACCGATAGCCCTGTCAGATAATACGCTGACGGTTGCAACTGCAGACCCCTTTGATACTGAGGCTATTGACTGGATTCAGAGGGTTACGGGGTACAGGGTTGAGAGGGTGGTGACGACAAAAGCGGACATCCTGAAAATAATCACGGAATTCTACGGGTTCAAGTCCGCGATAACCTCCGCACACAAGGAAATAGATACGAAGACAGACCTCAGTGATCTTGAACAGTATGTCAGGCTGAAATCTATCACGGAACTCGAGGCAACAGACCAGCATATTGTCAACGCCCTTGAATACCTTCTTCACTATGCATATTCGAGCAGGGCTTCGGACATTCATATAGAACCCAAGAGGGAATTCAGCCTGATACGCTTCCGCATCGACGGGATTCTGCATAATATCCACAAGATACCGAAGGCTGTGCATCCGCCGATTGTTTCAAGGATCAAGACACTGGCAAGAATGGATATCTCCGAAAAGCGGAGACCCCAGGACGGAAGGATCAAGACTGCCTATGAAGGAAAAGAGATCGAACTCCGCATCTCTTCCATCCCGGTCACCTTCGGAGAAAAGATCGTCGTCAGGATATTTGATCCCATAATTCTCATGCAGGATATCGGGGAACTGGGTTTTTTCCCGAAGGAACTGCAGATGGTGAAATCCTTTATTGCCAACACTCATGGAATCATTCTCGTGACAGGACCGACGGGAAGCGGCAAGACCACGACACTGTATTCGCTTCTCAGAATACTGTCAACTTCGGAAGTGAACGTGTGTACCATCGAAGATCCGATTGAGATGGTCTATGAGGGATTCAATCAGACTGCGGTTCATCCTCACATTGACCTTACATTCGCCAACTGCCTGAGACATCTGCTCAGGCAGGACCCTGATATTATCATGGTCGGTGAGATAAGGGACCTCGAGACAGCAGAGAACGCCATACAGGCAGCACTGACGGGTCATCTCGTGTTTTCGACACTGCATACCAATGATGCGCCGAGTTCAATAACAAGATTGATCGATCTCGGGGTTCCCCCGTTTCTGCTCAATGCAACAGTGCTTGGGGTTATGGCCCAGAGGCTTGTCAGAAAGGTCTGCATTCACTGCAGGGAAGAGTATGCCCTTTCAAGGGACGAGTGCATTATTCTGAAGATCGATTATGAGAAGGCAAAGAATTATAAGGTGGCAATCGGCAGGGGGTGCGAGGAATGCAGGGGCACAGGGTACCTCGGACGGACAGGTATTTTTGAAATGATGCAAATGACCGAAAAGGTCAGGGAACACGTGCATGAGAATACTTCACCCCAGCTTATCAAAAAGATTGCCCTGGGCCAGGGAATGAATTCCCTGAGAGAGAATGCCATCAGGAAACTTCTTCAGGGGACCACCACAGTCGATGAGGTTATCAGGGTAACCGGAATCATGTAA
- a CDS encoding cupin domain-containing protein, producing MKRRSKENNALFCDFVSSRKGGRKGGTTSRIYRYKGGFSWQGVKTEKYKPSGMHWSDILRKTLIGSRGESAKFHLRYFEIAPGGYSSFEKHRHEHVVIGIRGKGICKVGKKRHVISFLDTLYISPSEPHQLLNTSTEPFGFFCIVNAKRDTPKILDSS from the coding sequence ATGAAACGCCGCAGCAAAGAAAATAATGCCCTTTTCTGCGATTTCGTGAGCAGCCGTAAGGGAGGCAGAAAAGGTGGCACGACAAGCCGAATCTACAGATACAAAGGCGGTTTCTCCTGGCAGGGGGTCAAAACGGAAAAATACAAGCCATCAGGCATGCACTGGTCCGATATCTTAAGAAAGACCCTGATCGGCAGTCGAGGCGAATCCGCGAAATTTCATCTGAGGTATTTCGAGATAGCGCCCGGCGGTTACAGCAGCTTCGAAAAGCACAGGCATGAGCATGTGGTAATCGGGATACGTGGCAAGGGGATCTGCAAGGTGGGCAAAAAGAGGCATGTCATCAGCTTTCTTGATACACTTTACATCAGTCCGTCAGAGCCCCACCAGTTGCTGAATACTTCCACCGAGCCCTTCGGGTTTTTTTGTATCGTCAACGCAAAAAGAGACACGCCGAAAATCCTTGATTCCTCATAA
- a CDS encoding alcohol dehydrogenase catalytic domain-containing protein — protein MKAAKLYSLHDIRIEDMPIPEVGPREVLLRTRACGICSGDVMPWYIEKKAPLVPGHEPAGEIVETGHDVSSFRTGDRVFVHHHAPCFICRNCRRGDYVQCATWKNTRIIPGGLSEYILIPETNLEHDTLNLPDSLSYEDGTLIEPTACVVKALKRTGIKRGDTVLILGLGVMGQLNVLLSRKYGAGRIIGADLISFRLQKAKEFGADEVIDVSRHALADALRDMTKGKLADVVIVGPNSVEAMRQGLESAGEGGSVLFFTPAKPGETLVIDPNRLYFRDINIITSYSCGPTDTADALEIIEEGTVRADALVTHRFPLEQASDAFALTAHAGDSLKVMVNFNES, from the coding sequence ATGAAAGCTGCAAAATTATACAGTCTGCACGACATCCGCATAGAGGATATGCCGATTCCTGAAGTCGGTCCCCGGGAGGTGCTGCTCAGGACCAGGGCGTGCGGCATCTGTTCCGGAGACGTGATGCCCTGGTATATCGAAAAAAAGGCTCCGCTTGTCCCCGGACACGAACCTGCGGGTGAGATCGTTGAAACAGGTCATGATGTCTCATCCTTCAGGACAGGAGACAGGGTTTTTGTCCATCACCATGCGCCCTGTTTCATATGCAGGAACTGCAGGAGAGGAGATTATGTCCAGTGCGCCACCTGGAAAAACACCCGGATAATACCCGGCGGCCTGTCCGAGTATATCCTGATACCCGAGACAAACCTTGAACATGATACCCTGAACCTGCCTGACAGTCTTTCCTATGAAGACGGAACGCTCATAGAGCCGACTGCATGTGTGGTGAAGGCATTGAAAAGGACCGGAATAAAACGCGGTGATACTGTCCTCATCCTCGGTCTCGGTGTCATGGGGCAGCTGAATGTCCTGCTTTCCAGAAAATACGGTGCAGGCAGGATTATCGGCGCTGACCTGATCAGTTTCAGACTTCAGAAAGCAAAGGAATTCGGGGCTGATGAGGTTATTGATGTCTCAAGGCATGCCCTTGCGGATGCCCTCAGGGATATGACGAAGGGGAAACTCGCCGATGTGGTTATTGTCGGTCCGAACAGTGTCGAAGCGATGAGACAGGGACTGGAATCTGCAGGCGAAGGAGGCTCCGTGCTTTTTTTCACGCCTGCAAAACCGGGAGAAACTCTTGTGATAGACCCTAACCGCCTGTATTTCAGGGATATCAACATCATTACCAGTTATTCCTGCGGCCCGACCGACACCGCGGACGCACTCGAAATCATAGAAGAAGGGACCGTCAGAGCCGACGCACTTGTTACCCACCGGTTTCCGCTGGAACAGGCATCGGATGCGTTCGCTCTTACCGCGCATGCAGGTGATTCGCTGAAAGTCATGGTAAATTTTAATGAGAGTTGA
- a CDS encoding alcohol dehydrogenase catalytic domain-containing protein yields MLATFLVRPGKIELREIPQPTPARGEVLIQIKTALTCGTDLKAFRRGHPMIPMPGALGHEFSGIVAETGKGVRRFREGDAIMAVHSGPCLQCVFCRIKLYNLCEHIMRTKVLGAFSEYLVLPSHIVRQNAFRKPAALSFEEAAFLEPLSCVVHGMSTLDIKKGAHALIFGAGPVGLLHLLLLKEKKAIVTIADKHDSKLRIAKNLGADFVWKNTPPVIKKGRREIVRRNTLTDFIGFDYVFECTGMPGVWEASVYYARKGGTVMLFGGCKSSTTVAFDAGKLHYDEITLKGTFHYTPDDVKKAYGLLGRLGVSRLVSGRYPLTSIQKAFEKLSEGAGIKYAIIP; encoded by the coding sequence TTGCTGGCCACCTTTCTTGTGAGACCCGGGAAAATCGAACTCCGGGAAATACCGCAACCAACTCCCGCCCGTGGTGAAGTCCTCATCCAAATTAAAACAGCGCTTACCTGCGGTACCGACCTGAAGGCATTCAGGCGGGGGCACCCGATGATTCCCATGCCCGGGGCGTTGGGACATGAATTTTCAGGGATCGTGGCTGAAACCGGAAAAGGTGTCAGAAGATTCAGGGAAGGCGATGCAATAATGGCAGTACACAGCGGACCATGCCTGCAATGTGTCTTCTGCAGGATAAAACTCTACAATCTCTGCGAACATATCATGCGCACGAAGGTCCTCGGGGCATTCTCCGAATACCTCGTCCTGCCTTCCCACATAGTCAGGCAGAATGCATTCCGCAAACCCGCGGCGCTCTCTTTTGAGGAGGCTGCATTCCTTGAACCCCTTTCGTGTGTAGTGCATGGCATGAGCACACTTGATATAAAAAAGGGAGCCCACGCATTAATCTTTGGTGCAGGACCCGTCGGCCTCCTTCACCTTCTGCTCCTCAAAGAAAAAAAGGCAATAGTCACCATTGCAGACAAACATGACAGCAAGCTGAGGATTGCGAAAAACCTCGGTGCGGATTTCGTATGGAAAAATACCCCCCCCGTGATAAAAAAGGGGCGGCGGGAGATTGTACGAAGGAATACGCTCACTGATTTCATCGGCTTTGATTATGTCTTCGAATGCACCGGCATGCCCGGGGTATGGGAGGCATCTGTCTATTACGCGAGAAAAGGCGGTACCGTTATGCTCTTCGGCGGCTGTAAATCATCCACAACCGTTGCCTTTGATGCCGGAAAGCTGCACTACGACGAAATAACCCTGAAAGGCACCTTTCACTATACACCGGATGATGTAAAAAAGGCATACGGGCTTCTCGGAAGGCTCGGCGTGTCACGTCTTGTTTCCGGAAGATATCCGCTCACCAGCATACAGAAAGCGTTCGAGAAGCTTTCTGAGGGCGCCGGAATCAAATACGCAATCATACCCTGA
- a CDS encoding endonuclease MutS2 has protein sequence MIPKSSLDLLEFHKLLGLVSGFSNSDASKKFIACICPMTNLPDIRTRLDLIAEVRRMSHEGNPLSLHPFPDISPLIAKVRPAGAVLDAVELADFVPVLSIAHSISVQMEESQTCQSLKELTGHLTGFPPILRILRKSIDSEGNILDSASFLLADLRACIRNLEGRIRRKLEELVRDERISLFLQDSFVTTRSGRWVIPVRMDSKGMVPGVVHDVSKSGETAFVEPLTIINLSNELENLIAEQKAEELRILRDICAMIRTESDDLSEEFKTIVYLDVLNSIARFADMLDMNTPRINESSDITLAAARHPLLQLSLLKAGGAQKIVPLDVQLGGDTTVMVITGANAGGKTITIKTIGLLLIMGLSGMPVPADSSSSLPLTQSLLVDIGDEQSIENNLSTFSGHISNIANILKRKDPQSVILIDELGTGTDPEEGAALSCAILNEIRRSGALVFATTHLADIKGFVHRTQGMINASMEFDLSTLSPLYRLRQGEPGQSHALEIAQRYGLPENLIEEAKKLFGGLKIEFDEMIADMHTKRLGYEAGLSVISRRQAELNEKHRNLEKMLADTRNREKDILAQAYQKAAELVADTKRQMNAYLDELRKKEKSERRRIIQQVENQQQFLSEKLQEFSTEDNASPPIHEIKNGDTVFVKTLGYDATVIGVNRKTRRLRVQAKNMEVEVSAKDIFFRRGKALPLSASSAEDIRKKAVSSRLNLIGQRVEEALSGLEHFLNHASLAELQEVTIIHGIGKGLLMKAIREYLTDHPLVSTFRMGEQEEGGSGVTIVALK, from the coding sequence ATGATACCCAAATCCTCCCTCGACCTGCTCGAATTCCACAAGCTTCTTGGACTGGTTTCAGGTTTCTCCAACAGTGACGCCTCAAAAAAGTTTATCGCGTGTATCTGTCCCATGACAAATCTTCCTGATATCAGGACAAGGCTTGATCTGATTGCGGAAGTGCGCAGGATGTCCCATGAAGGAAATCCGCTCTCCCTGCATCCCTTTCCAGACATTTCGCCCCTGATTGCAAAAGTAAGACCCGCTGGCGCTGTCCTCGACGCTGTGGAGCTTGCGGATTTCGTACCGGTACTCAGCATCGCGCATTCCATATCGGTACAGATGGAGGAATCGCAGACATGTCAGTCCCTGAAAGAACTCACCGGTCATCTCACAGGCTTCCCCCCTATTCTGAGAATTCTCAGGAAATCGATCGACAGTGAAGGCAATATACTCGACAGCGCGTCGTTTCTCCTTGCCGACCTCAGGGCCTGCATAAGAAATCTGGAAGGAAGGATCCGCAGGAAGCTTGAAGAACTGGTCAGGGACGAAAGGATCTCACTGTTTCTTCAGGACAGTTTTGTGACGACACGATCCGGCAGATGGGTAATCCCCGTAAGAATGGACTCCAAGGGAATGGTGCCCGGAGTTGTGCATGACGTTTCCAAGTCGGGCGAAACAGCATTCGTTGAGCCTCTTACGATTATCAACCTCTCGAATGAACTCGAGAATCTCATTGCGGAACAGAAGGCGGAAGAGCTGCGGATACTCCGGGATATCTGTGCGATGATCCGCACCGAATCAGATGACCTCTCCGAAGAGTTCAAAACAATCGTGTATCTCGATGTCCTGAACTCCATTGCGCGATTCGCAGATATGCTCGATATGAATACCCCCCGGATCAATGAATCTTCGGACATAACTCTTGCCGCTGCCAGACATCCGCTTCTCCAGCTCTCTCTCTTGAAAGCCGGGGGCGCACAAAAAATCGTTCCTCTCGATGTCCAACTCGGAGGAGACACTACCGTAATGGTGATAACAGGCGCAAATGCCGGGGGCAAAACCATCACCATAAAGACAATAGGATTGCTCCTTATTATGGGCCTTTCCGGAATGCCCGTACCTGCAGACTCGTCCTCAAGCCTTCCCTTGACACAGAGCCTTCTTGTTGACATCGGCGATGAACAGTCGATAGAAAACAACCTCTCGACGTTTTCCGGGCACATCTCGAACATTGCGAATATCCTGAAAAGGAAAGACCCGCAATCAGTCATCCTTATCGACGAACTTGGGACAGGCACCGATCCCGAAGAGGGAGCAGCCCTCTCATGTGCCATTCTGAATGAAATACGCAGAAGCGGCGCGCTCGTCTTTGCGACCACGCACCTCGCGGATATCAAGGGCTTTGTGCACAGGACGCAGGGGATGATCAACGCCTCCATGGAGTTCGATCTCAGTACACTCAGTCCGCTTTACCGTCTGAGACAGGGAGAACCGGGGCAGTCGCATGCCCTTGAAATCGCACAGCGTTACGGTCTGCCCGAAAATCTGATAGAAGAGGCAAAAAAGCTGTTTGGCGGCCTCAAAATTGAATTCGACGAGATGATCGCAGACATGCACACGAAAAGGCTCGGGTATGAAGCAGGATTATCCGTCATCAGCAGACGTCAGGCTGAATTGAATGAAAAGCACAGGAACCTGGAAAAGATGCTTGCCGATACCAGGAATCGCGAGAAAGACATTCTCGCTCAGGCGTATCAGAAGGCTGCGGAACTCGTTGCTGATACCAAACGGCAGATGAACGCATACCTCGATGAACTCAGGAAGAAAGAAAAGAGCGAACGGCGCAGAATCATCCAGCAGGTTGAAAATCAGCAGCAATTCCTCTCCGAAAAACTGCAGGAATTCAGCACGGAAGACAATGCTTCTCCCCCGATTCATGAGATAAAGAACGGAGACACGGTGTTTGTGAAGACACTCGGCTATGATGCCACGGTTATCGGCGTCAACCGGAAAACACGTCGTCTGAGGGTCCAGGCAAAAAATATGGAGGTTGAAGTATCTGCAAAAGACATATTTTTCAGAAGGGGAAAGGCATTGCCTCTCAGCGCTTCTTCTGCAGAAGATATCAGGAAAAAAGCTGTTTCCTCACGACTGAACCTTATCGGACAGAGGGTCGAAGAAGCGCTTTCCGGTCTCGAGCATTTCCTGAACCACGCATCACTCGCAGAACTGCAGGAAGTAACCATTATTCACGGGATCGGGAAAGGCCTTTTAATGAAGGCAATCCGCGAGTATCTGACCGATCATCCCCTCGTCAGCACTTTCCGCATGGGTGAGCAGGAAGAAGGTGGTTCAGGGGTTACGATAGTTGCATTAAAATGA
- a CDS encoding replication-associated recombination protein A: MDLFDREASRGQVPLAYRMCPRSLDEYAGQQHILGPGKLLRRAIEADRISSIILYGPPGTGKTALARIIAERTKSRFEWLNAATIGLDEIRKVIQQARVRKQKEMKTIVFLDEIHRFNKLQQDALLPDVEEGTVTLISATVENPFFYVNSALLSRSQIFELKPLSEEDILGILRNALADTVRGLGTAGISADEDALQHLARMSDGDARKALSALEIAALTALPDTEGRTLITLETAEESIQKKAVVYDKKGDQHYDTISAFIKSMRGSDPDAAVYYLAKMIYAGEDPRFIARRIIICASEDVGNADPMALVVTVAALRAVEFIGMPEAKIPLAQAAIYVAKAPKSNASYKAIESALQDIATEETMEVPDHLKDSSYPGAKKLGHGTGYKYPHDYGGSVEQDYLKKKKKYHAP, encoded by the coding sequence ATGGATTTGTTTGACAGGGAAGCATCCCGGGGCCAGGTGCCCCTTGCCTACCGCATGTGTCCGAGAAGCCTCGATGAATATGCCGGCCAGCAGCATATCCTCGGCCCGGGCAAACTCCTCAGGCGCGCAATAGAAGCGGACAGAATCTCCTCCATAATATTGTACGGACCCCCTGGAACAGGCAAGACAGCACTTGCCAGAATCATTGCGGAAAGGACAAAATCCCGTTTCGAGTGGCTCAATGCGGCAACGATCGGGCTGGATGAGATCAGGAAGGTCATCCAGCAGGCCAGGGTGAGGAAACAAAAGGAGATGAAGACCATCGTCTTTCTCGATGAGATACACCGTTTCAACAAGCTCCAGCAGGATGCCCTGCTTCCTGATGTTGAGGAAGGAACCGTCACGCTGATATCAGCCACAGTCGAAAACCCATTTTTTTATGTGAACTCTGCCCTTCTCTCGCGGAGTCAGATATTCGAGCTGAAACCGCTTTCTGAAGAGGATATCCTCGGCATACTGAGAAATGCTTTGGCTGATACGGTCAGGGGTCTCGGCACTGCCGGCATCTCTGCAGATGAGGACGCCCTGCAGCATTTGGCAAGGATGTCCGACGGTGACGCACGGAAAGCCCTTTCAGCCCTCGAAATCGCTGCCCTTACCGCGCTGCCGGACACTGAAGGCAGGACACTGATAACGCTTGAAACTGCAGAAGAGTCGATCCAGAAGAAAGCGGTCGTCTACGACAAAAAGGGCGACCAGCATTATGACACAATCTCTGCGTTCATCAAGAGTATGCGCGGATCTGACCCTGATGCCGCGGTATATTACCTTGCAAAAATGATTTATGCGGGTGAAGACCCGAGATTCATCGCCAGGCGTATCATCATATGTGCGTCCGAGGATGTCGGGAATGCCGACCCGATGGCGCTGGTCGTTACGGTTGCCGCGCTGCGTGCGGTCGAATTCATCGGCATGCCTGAAGCAAAAATACCCCTTGCGCAGGCAGCGATCTATGTCGCAAAGGCACCCAAAAGCAACGCAAGCTATAAGGCGATAGAATCAGCATTGCAGGATATTGCGACAGAGGAGACTATGGAAGTACCTGACCACCTGAAAGACAGCAGTTACCCGGGAGCAAAAAAGCTGGGACACGGAACGGGATACAAGTATCCGCACGATTACGGCGGATCTGTCGAGCAGGATTATCTGAAGAAAAAAAAGAAATACCATGCTCCATGA